One genomic segment of Methanocorpusculum sp. includes these proteins:
- a CDS encoding M48 family metallopeptidase, whose product MFHIMVLSIVWNGQHILIEIIYSDRRRSWAIEVKTTGEVLVRVPCAVSEKKVMEIAQSKAEWIAKQQVKFQTREKELRRYADGDMISFFGEQLIIARTAGPSRAEISGGYLNISIPDSFSPDDAEMIARDVVMLLYRRLGTTVLDAYVEKYAGLAGVIKPKLRMRLQKKKWGCCTPKNGIIINARVLLAPRIVAEYLVVHEIVHLRYPHHQKAYWSEVERLMPEYRKVEILLKDDGWKWEF is encoded by the coding sequence ATTCTTATTGAGATTATCTACTCTGATAGGAGACGGTCCTGGGCAATCGAAGTCAAAACCACAGGCGAGGTTCTCGTTCGGGTCCCTTGTGCCGTCTCAGAAAAAAAAGTGATGGAGATCGCACAAAGCAAGGCTGAGTGGATCGCAAAACAGCAGGTGAAATTCCAGACAAGAGAGAAGGAACTGCGCAGATATGCAGACGGGGATATGATTTCGTTTTTCGGGGAGCAGCTGATCATTGCACGTACCGCAGGCCCCTCCCGGGCGGAGATCTCCGGAGGATATCTCAACATATCCATACCCGATTCTTTTTCACCGGATGATGCCGAAATGATTGCCCGTGATGTGGTGATGCTTTTGTACCGGCGGCTTGGGACCACAGTTCTGGACGCATACGTGGAAAAGTATGCAGGTCTTGCCGGCGTGATAAAACCAAAACTGCGCATGAGACTTCAGAAGAAAAAATGGGGATGCTGTACACCAAAAAACGGGATAATCATCAATGCAAGGGTTTTACTTGCACCCAGAATCGTTGCCGAGTATCTGGTCGTGCACGAGATAGTACATCTCAGATATCCTCACCATCAAAAAGCATACTGGAGTGAGGTTGAACGGCTGATGCCGGAGTACCGGAAAGTCGAGATACTGTTGAAGGATGATGGATGGAAGTGGGAATTTTAG